TTTATCTCCGAGCATGCGTGCATCGCCGCCAGCACTGACACTGGCACAGCAAATTTCTGCTTGCTTAAGAATCTCAATCGCTCGATCAACAGCATATCCTTTGGCGATACCGCCCAAATCTATTTTTGTATCCTCGTGACCAAAACTCAGGGTGTTGGTCTTTTTATTCAGTTTTAAGTGACGGTAATTCAAAGCTTCTAAAAGGGAGTCTGTCAGCTGGGCACCGGCTTGTTTTTTCTGGCGAAAATCATAGTGCTTACCCAGGGTGGCATAGCTGATATCAAACGCTCCATTGGTAAGTTGGCTAAACCAGAGAGATTTATCAATCAGGCTGGTGAGCTCTTCCGAAATATTGACCTTGCCCAGGCCAGCCGTGCGGTTGACCAGTGATAATTCACTATCTTCCTTGTAAGGAGATAACTGATTGTCGAGGCGCTGGAATTCCGCCATAACCTCTTCAATAAGATGCTCGGCTTCATTACTGTCTTCATGCCAAAGTTGCATGCGCACCTGAGTGCCCATAATGGCACGTTCAGCGTAGTGCCATTCGGCTAAAGTGGAAGTAGCGCACAGGGTGGCACTACACAGTAAAATAACTTTAATAAAGCGGAGCATCACTATTCCAACTTAAACAATGGACTCAAAGGCGGTCATACTGTCTTGTAAAGTGCTATCGCCGAGCCCATGGTCTGGAAATAGCGTGGAGAAATTACCCTGCTCCCCATGCAGGGCCATATAATTGAGTATGACAGTCTCTACCAAAAGGTTGACGTTGTTAGCTGCTGGAGTGGAAGTGGTTTCTACATCACCGGAGCTGCGCATATAGCCGAGTTGTTGGTGGATTGCCTGCTCGTCTACCGTACTGCCAATTAGCTGTGGCCGTCCTGCTGGGTTGTATACCAGGAAAAATGAAGCGGCAGTTTGCTGGTCATCGCCGGTCCAGACTCCCTTGCCACGGCCCT
This DNA window, taken from Microbulbifer sp. VAAF005, encodes the following:
- a CDS encoding FAD:protein FMN transferase: MLRFIKVILLCSATLCATSTLAEWHYAERAIMGTQVRMQLWHEDSNEAEHLIEEVMAEFQRLDNQLSPYKEDSELSLVNRTAGLGKVNISEELTSLIDKSLWFSQLTNGAFDISYATLGKHYDFRQKKQAGAQLTDSLLEALNYRHLKLNKKTNTLSFGHEDTKIDLGGIAKGYAVDRAIEILKQAEICCASVSAGGDARMLGDKQGQPWLVGIRHPREKSKNAAVIPLRDIAISTSGDYERYFIDEQQDRVHHIFNPSTGKPSTTSEEDTDKLISVSIIGPRGFDTDPLSTSVFVLGKEKGLALINRLPQFEAVVIDSNRKLFFSRGLENL